The following are encoded in a window of Geotrypetes seraphini chromosome 5, aGeoSer1.1, whole genome shotgun sequence genomic DNA:
- the FITM2 gene encoding fat storage-inducing transmembrane protein 2: MEMKVRRQVGSFLIKCLDSCTYFLKTYCLTMAVRQRLFLVLLCIIITGSFFKEFLPLPDSYLNNKRNFLNVYFVKLAWSWTFWLLLPFIAITTFYLTRNPKKVLLRLSTLLVGTVIWYICTRFFMLIENLTGSCHTSEALQDLKIEHENKKACVMDGGVWYGFDISGHSFLLPYCILMIVEEAAVVHELKLQRNQYIHIIVNTLFVALGVLALIWIWMFFCTAIYFHDIYQKLFGTAFGLLAWYGTYQSWYLHPLSPGLPPQGTYLKSKQQRYRL; encoded by the exons ATGGAAATGAAAGTCAGGAGGCAAGTGG GCAGTTTCCTGATAAAGTGCTTGGACAGCTGTACCTACTTCTTGAAAACATACTGCCTGACGATGGCAGTGCGCCAGCGCCTGTTCCTAGTGTTACTGTGCATCATTATCACTGGTTCATTCTTCAAAGAGTTCTTACCACTGCCGGACTCCTACCTGAACAATAAACGGAACTTTCTTAATGTGTATTTTGTCAAGCTAGCTTGGTCCTGGACTTTCTGGCTGCTCTTGCCTTTCATTGCTATCACTACATTTTATCTCACAAGAAACCCCAAGAAGGTTTTGCTTCGATTAAGTACTCTTCTAGTTGGAACAGTTATTTGGTATATCTGCACGAGGTTCTTCATGTtaattgaaaacctgactggcagctGCCACACATCCGAGGCACTACAAGACCTTAAAATCGAGCATGAAAATAAGAAGGCGTGTGTGATGGATGGTGGAGTATGGTATGGGTTTGATATTTCTGGACATTCCTTCCTTCTACCCTACTGTATTCTAATGATTGTGGAAGAAGCAGCTGTGGTCCATGAGCTGAAGCTACAGAGAAACCAGTACATTCATATTATTGTTAATACTCTGTTTGTTGCCCTGGGTGTCCTGGCCTtgatctggatttggatgtttttttgcaCAGCTATTTATTTTCATGACATTTACCAAAAGCTTTTTGGAACTGCATTTGGTTTGTTGGCCTGGTATGGGACATATCAGTCATGGTACTTACACCCACTATCCCCAGGACTACCTCCTCAAGGTACTTATCTGAAGTCAAAGCAACAACGCTATAGACTTTGA